A single genomic interval of Flavobacteriales bacterium harbors:
- the rpsI gene encoding 30S ribosomal protein S9, with protein sequence MEPINTIGRRKTSVARVILTEGSGAVTINGVEAKEYFPLLAQQFKMNQPFKLTGTEGKYDVQARVDGGGITGQADALRLGIARALVEVDAENKPKLKAENLMTRDPRAVERKKFGRKKARKRYQFSKR encoded by the coding sequence ATGGAGCCCATCAACACCATCGGCCGCCGCAAGACCTCCGTGGCCCGCGTGATCCTCACCGAGGGCAGCGGCGCGGTCACCATCAACGGCGTGGAAGCCAAGGAGTACTTCCCCCTGCTGGCCCAGCAGTTCAAGATGAACCAGCCCTTCAAGCTCACGGGCACCGAGGGCAAGTACGACGTGCAGGCCCGCGTGGACGGCGGTGGCATCACCGGTCAGGCCGACGCCCTGCGCCTGGGCATCGCCCGTGCGCTGGTGGAGGTGGACGCCGAGAACAAACCCAAGCTCAAGGCCGAGAACCTCATGACCCGCGACCCCCGTGCCGTGGAGCGCAAGAAGTTCGGCCGCAAGAAGGCGCGCAAGCGCTACCAGTTCAGCAAGCGTTAA
- the rplM gene encoding 50S ribosomal protein L13 has translation MASTTHTTSMANKATVIKEWLLVDAENETLGRLASMVAMLVRGKHKPTFTSHVDTGDHVVVINADKVRLTGTKMDDKEYQRFSGYPGGRTVEVAHKLHRRKPTALVEIAVRGMLPKTRLGRAQFNNLHVVAGTEHKHGAQNPRKIDLNSIK, from the coding sequence ATGGCATCGACAACGCATACGACGAGCATGGCCAACAAGGCCACCGTCATCAAGGAATGGCTCCTGGTGGACGCCGAGAACGAAACGCTGGGCCGCCTGGCGAGCATGGTGGCCATGCTGGTGCGCGGCAAGCACAAGCCGACCTTCACTTCGCATGTGGACACCGGTGACCACGTGGTGGTGATCAACGCCGACAAGGTGCGCCTCACGGGCACCAAGATGGACGACAAGGAGTACCAGCGCTTCAGCGGTTACCCCGGCGGTCGCACCGTGGAGGTGGCGCACAAGCTGCACCGCCGCAAGCCCACGGCCCTGGTGGAGATCGCCGTGCGCGGCATGCTCCCCAAGACCCGCCTGGGCCGCGCCCAGTTCAACAACCTGCACGTGGTGGCCGGCACCGAGCACAAGCACGGCGCGCAGAACCCCCGCAAGATCGACCTGAACAGCATCAAGTAA
- the rpsB gene encoding 30S ribosomal protein S2 codes for MARTDFNKLLDAGVHFGHLRRKWNPNMAPYIFGEKKGIHIIDLNKTVVKLDEAASALKSVARSGKKILFVATKKQAKDIVAEKVKATGMPYVTERWSGGMLTNFGTIRRAIKKMAAIDRMKTDGTFDNMSKRERLQVMRQREKMEKNLGSIADLTRQPAALFVVDIVKEHIAVAEARKLNIPVFAMVDTNSDPTLVDFPIPANDDATKSIELIVDVAIAAINEGLEERKNDKSSLPEGEAEETEEGEEVEAEGSEEEAN; via the coding sequence ATGGCCCGCACTGATTTCAACAAACTGCTCGACGCCGGCGTCCACTTCGGTCACCTGCGCCGCAAGTGGAACCCCAACATGGCCCCCTACATCTTCGGGGAGAAGAAGGGGATCCACATCATCGACCTCAACAAGACCGTCGTCAAGCTCGACGAGGCGGCCTCCGCCCTGAAGAGCGTTGCACGGAGCGGCAAGAAGATCCTGTTCGTCGCCACCAAGAAGCAGGCGAAGGACATCGTGGCCGAGAAGGTGAAGGCCACCGGCATGCCCTACGTCACCGAGCGCTGGAGCGGTGGCATGCTCACCAACTTCGGCACCATCCGCCGCGCCATCAAGAAGATGGCCGCCATCGACCGGATGAAGACCGACGGCACCTTCGACAACATGAGCAAGCGCGAGCGCCTGCAGGTGATGCGGCAGCGCGAGAAGATGGAGAAGAACCTGGGCTCCATCGCCGACCTCACCCGTCAGCCCGCCGCCCTCTTCGTGGTGGACATCGTGAAGGAGCACATCGCCGTGGCCGAGGCCCGCAAGCTCAACATCCCGGTGTTCGCCATGGTGGACACCAACAGCGACCCCACCCTGGTGGATTTCCCCATCCCGGCCAACGACGATGCCACCAAGAGCATCGAGCTGATCGTGGACGTGGCCATCGCCGCCATCAACGAGGGCCTTGAGGAGCGCAAGAACGACAAGAGCAGCCTGCCCGAGGGCGAGGCCGAGGAGACCGAGGAGGGCGAGGAGGTGGAGGCCGAGGGCTCCGAGGAGGAGGCCAACTGA
- the trpS gene encoding tryptophan--tRNA ligase — translation MTRVLTGIQSTGTPHLGNVLGAIRPAVSLANSGAGGSFLFIADLHALTQVKDPEAMRENTDRVAAAWLACGLDPSRSVFYRQSDVPEVTELAWYLSCFFPYSRLALAHSFKDKADRLEDVNGGLFTYPMLMAADILLYDAEVVPVGKDQKQHLEFTRDVAERFNHQMGDTFVLPEARTDEAVMIVPGTDGEKMSKSRGNLIRLFAPEKELKQEVMGIVTDSAPLEAPKDPEANTVYRLFKLVAPSDAVADMAAKFRAGGYGYGHAKKELLAALLDGFRAERVTFDQLMNDRGEMERQLRIGADKARTVAAATLARVRERLGLRAR, via the coding sequence ATGACCCGCGTCCTCACCGGCATTCAGAGCACCGGCACCCCGCACCTCGGCAACGTCCTTGGGGCCATCCGGCCGGCGGTCTCCCTGGCGAACAGCGGCGCCGGGGGATCGTTCCTGTTCATCGCCGACCTGCACGCCCTCACCCAGGTGAAGGACCCGGAGGCCATGCGCGAGAACACCGACCGGGTGGCGGCCGCCTGGCTGGCCTGCGGGCTCGACCCCTCGCGTTCGGTGTTCTACCGGCAGAGCGATGTGCCCGAGGTCACCGAACTGGCCTGGTACCTGAGCTGCTTCTTCCCTTACTCGCGCCTGGCGTTGGCGCACAGCTTCAAGGACAAGGCCGATCGCCTGGAGGACGTGAACGGCGGGCTCTTCACCTACCCGATGCTGATGGCGGCGGACATCCTGCTGTACGACGCGGAGGTGGTGCCGGTCGGCAAGGACCAGAAGCAGCACCTGGAGTTCACGCGGGACGTGGCCGAGCGCTTCAACCACCAGATGGGCGACACCTTCGTGCTGCCCGAGGCCCGCACCGACGAGGCCGTGATGATCGTGCCGGGCACGGACGGGGAGAAGATGAGCAAGAGCCGGGGCAACCTCATCCGCCTCTTCGCCCCCGAAAAGGAGCTCAAGCAGGAGGTGATGGGCATCGTGACCGACAGCGCACCGCTGGAAGCCCCGAAGGATCCCGAGGCCAACACCGTGTACCGGCTGTTCAAGCTGGTCGCCCCATCGGACGCGGTGGCCGACATGGCCGCGAAGTTCCGCGCGGGCGGCTATGGCTACGGCCACGCGAAGAAGGAGCTGCTCGCCGCGCTGCTGGACGGGTTCCGCGCCGAGCGGGTCACCTTCGACCAGCTGATGAACGACCGCGGTGAGATGGAGCGGCAGTTGCGCATCGGCGCCGATAAGGCGCGTACGGTCGCCGCGGCCACCCTGGCGCGGGTCCGCGAGCGCCTCGGGCTTCGCGCACGATGA
- a CDS encoding elongation factor Ts, whose protein sequence is MAITAADVNKLRQMTGAGMMDCKQALSEANGDFDAAIDILRKKGQKVAAKRADRDANEGLVIAKTTADGTHGVLVCVNCETDFVAKNADFAAMAERMAQIALDKGADSVEALKALPYDSNGLSIAEKLVEQTGVIGEKIDISACHEVKAAFVLAYNHPGNKVASVVGLNKAGFENAAKDVAMQVAAMAPVAVNKETVPQSVIDKEIEIGKELAIQEGKPADMAEKIAMGRLNKFFKESTLLAQEFIKDNKLSVEQYLKSVDKDLTVTDFKRHSLTI, encoded by the coding sequence ATGGCCATCACCGCCGCCGACGTGAACAAGCTGCGCCAGATGACCGGCGCAGGCATGATGGATTGCAAACAGGCCCTCAGCGAGGCCAACGGCGACTTCGACGCCGCCATCGACATCCTGCGCAAGAAGGGCCAGAAAGTGGCCGCCAAGCGCGCCGACCGGGATGCCAACGAGGGCCTGGTGATCGCCAAGACCACCGCCGACGGCACCCACGGCGTGCTGGTGTGCGTGAACTGCGAGACCGACTTCGTGGCCAAGAACGCCGACTTCGCCGCGATGGCCGAGCGCATGGCCCAGATCGCCCTGGACAAGGGCGCGGACAGTGTGGAGGCCCTCAAGGCCCTGCCGTATGACAGCAACGGGCTGAGCATCGCCGAAAAGCTCGTGGAGCAGACCGGCGTCATCGGCGAGAAGATTGACATCAGCGCCTGTCATGAGGTGAAGGCCGCCTTCGTGCTGGCCTACAACCACCCCGGCAACAAGGTGGCCAGCGTCGTGGGCCTCAACAAGGCCGGCTTCGAGAACGCCGCCAAGGACGTCGCCATGCAGGTGGCCGCCATGGCCCCCGTGGCCGTCAACAAGGAGACCGTGCCCCAGAGCGTGATCGACAAGGAGATCGAGATCGGCAAGGAGCTCGCCATCCAGGAGGGCAAGCCCGCCGACATGGCCGAGAAGATCGCCATGGGCCGCCTCAACAAGTTCTTCAAGGAGAGCACCCTGCTGGCCCAGGAGTTCATCAAGGACAACAAGCTGAGCGTGGAGCAGTACCTCAAGAGCGTGGACAAGGACCTCACGGTGACCGACTTCAAACGGCACTCGCTCACGATCTGA
- the purH gene encoding bifunctional phosphoribosylaminoimidazolecarboxamide formyltransferase/IMP cyclohydrolase, whose product MSGTKRIGSALISVYHKDGLDPIVRELHRLGVTLYSTGGTQEFIASLGIPVVPVEDLTSYPSILGGRVKTLHPKVFGGILGRRDLASDVAQLEEYAIPPIDLVIVDLYPFEATVAAGGSEQAIIEKIDIGGISLIRAGAKNHADVVIIASQAQYGDLLAILREQDGSTELAERKRLAGLAFGVSSRYDSAIHGWFTGGSEVMPPLTGQPTHTLRYGENPHQPASFHGDLDGLFEQVHGKALSYNNLLDLDAALELIDDLATLPGVPFAILKHNNACGAAVRPTVKEAWDAALAGDPVSAFGGVLITTAPIDKVTAEAIDTIFFEIICAPDYAPEALEVLRRRKNRIILERRASGHLARKWRSALNGLLVQAPDAVVDGVADMRTATRRAPTEAELQDLVFANILVKHTKSNAIVLAKGRQLHASGTGQTSRVDALEQAIAKAGKFNFDLKGAVMASDAFFPFPDCVTIAGAAGITAVVQPGGSIKDQESVDACDERGMAMCITGNRHFKH is encoded by the coding sequence TTGAGCGGAACGAAGCGTATCGGAAGCGCACTGATATCGGTCTATCACAAGGACGGGCTGGACCCCATCGTCCGCGAACTGCATCGGCTCGGTGTCACGCTGTACAGCACCGGTGGCACGCAGGAGTTCATCGCCTCACTGGGGATCCCCGTGGTGCCCGTGGAGGACCTCACGAGCTACCCGAGCATCCTGGGCGGTCGCGTGAAGACCCTGCACCCGAAGGTGTTCGGTGGCATCCTGGGGCGGCGCGACCTCGCGAGCGATGTGGCGCAGCTGGAGGAGTATGCGATCCCGCCGATCGATCTGGTGATCGTGGACCTCTACCCCTTCGAGGCCACGGTGGCCGCCGGCGGCAGCGAACAGGCCATCATCGAGAAGATCGACATCGGCGGCATCAGCCTGATCCGCGCAGGGGCCAAGAACCACGCGGACGTGGTGATCATCGCTTCGCAGGCCCAGTACGGCGACCTGCTGGCCATCCTGCGTGAACAGGACGGGAGCACGGAGCTGGCGGAGCGAAAGCGGCTGGCAGGGCTGGCCTTTGGCGTGAGCAGCCGCTACGACAGCGCGATCCATGGATGGTTCACCGGCGGGTCGGAGGTCATGCCCCCCCTCACCGGTCAACCCACCCACACGCTCCGGTACGGCGAGAACCCCCACCAGCCGGCGAGCTTCCACGGCGATCTCGACGGCCTGTTCGAGCAGGTGCACGGCAAGGCGCTCAGCTACAACAACCTGCTGGACCTGGACGCGGCGCTGGAGCTCATCGACGATCTGGCCACGCTGCCGGGCGTCCCCTTCGCCATCCTGAAGCACAACAACGCCTGCGGTGCCGCGGTGCGCCCCACGGTGAAGGAGGCCTGGGACGCCGCGCTGGCCGGCGACCCGGTGAGCGCCTTCGGCGGCGTGCTCATCACCACCGCGCCGATCGACAAGGTCACCGCGGAGGCCATCGACACCATCTTCTTCGAGATCATCTGCGCACCGGACTATGCCCCTGAGGCCTTGGAGGTGCTGCGCCGCAGGAAGAACCGCATCATCCTCGAACGACGGGCGTCAGGACACCTCGCGCGCAAGTGGCGCAGCGCATTGAACGGCCTGCTCGTCCAGGCTCCGGACGCGGTGGTCGACGGCGTGGCGGACATGCGCACGGCCACACGCCGGGCGCCGACGGAGGCGGAGCTGCAGGACCTGGTCTTCGCCAACATCCTGGTGAAGCACACGAAGAGCAACGCCATCGTGCTGGCCAAAGGCCGGCAGCTGCACGCGAGCGGAACGGGCCAGACCAGCCGCGTGGACGCGTTGGAACAGGCCATCGCGAAAGCGGGGAAGTTCAACTTCGACCTGAAGGGGGCGGTGATGGCCAGCGATGCCTTCTTCCCCTTCCCGGACTGTGTGACCATCGCCGGTGCGGCCGGCATCACGGCGGTGGTGCAGCCGGGCGGCAGCATCAAGGACCAGGAGAGCGTGGACGCCTGCGACGAACGCGGGATGGCCATGTGCATCACCGGCAACCGACACTTCAAACACTGA
- a CDS encoding 1-acyl-sn-glycerol-3-phosphate acyltransferase — MSAHPHHDRPAIRTGEERRSPVLKWLFAPLRLAYKLWFGIVFWLSLLVLYIPFKLTLHRPSRYRAAFRLKRVWGAFLHWAGLFPQKVTWRGRLPDPPYVVVSNHSSYIDIVQMFNLVPHYFLMMGKYELQRWPLFRIFFKDMDIAVNRGSHIEAAKAFRRAAKALDSGACVVLFPEGTIPHTVPRMKPFKDGAFRLAIEKQVPVVPVTFLNHWRLFGDPEDLLSRGHPGISRAVVHPAVHTTGLQESDVVALRHRVFDLIEAPLLEHEAG; from the coding sequence ATGTCTGCGCATCCTCACCACGACCGTCCGGCCATCCGCACGGGCGAGGAGCGCAGGAGCCCCGTGCTCAAATGGCTCTTCGCCCCGCTGCGTCTGGCCTACAAGCTCTGGTTCGGGATCGTGTTCTGGCTCAGCCTTCTGGTGCTCTACATCCCCTTCAAGCTGACGCTGCATCGCCCGAGCCGCTACCGCGCCGCCTTCCGGTTGAAGCGCGTCTGGGGGGCCTTCCTCCATTGGGCCGGGCTCTTCCCGCAGAAGGTCACCTGGCGTGGGCGCCTCCCCGATCCGCCCTACGTGGTGGTGAGCAACCACAGCAGCTACATCGACATCGTGCAGATGTTCAACCTGGTGCCGCACTACTTCCTGATGATGGGCAAGTACGAGCTGCAGCGCTGGCCCCTGTTCCGCATCTTCTTCAAGGACATGGACATCGCCGTCAACCGCGGCAGCCACATCGAGGCGGCGAAGGCCTTCCGCCGTGCCGCCAAGGCGTTGGACAGCGGCGCCTGCGTGGTGCTCTTTCCCGAGGGGACCATCCCGCATACCGTGCCCCGCATGAAACCGTTCAAGGATGGGGCCTTCCGGCTGGCCATCGAGAAGCAGGTGCCGGTGGTGCCGGTCACCTTCCTCAATCACTGGCGTCTCTTCGGCGATCCGGAGGACCTGCTGAGCCGCGGTCATCCCGGCATCAGCCGGGCCGTGGTGCACCCCGCCGTGCACACCACCGGCCTGCAGGAGAGCGATGTGGTAGCTTTGCGGCACCGCGTGTTCGACCTCATCGAAGCACCTCTGTTGGAGCATGAAGCTGGATGA
- the gatC gene encoding Asp-tRNA(Asn)/Glu-tRNA(Gln) amidotransferase subunit GatC: MKLDDATLDRIAELARLDFSDPARRAAILKDMERVLSFVEQLNQVDTRGVEPLVFMTEEENVLREDVALPGVSKKDALRNAPVKDSDYFKVPRVVDKG; encoded by the coding sequence ATGAAGCTGGATGACGCCACCCTGGACCGCATCGCCGAACTGGCACGGCTCGACTTCAGCGACCCCGCCCGGCGTGCGGCGATCCTGAAGGATATGGAGCGCGTGCTATCCTTCGTGGAACAGCTCAACCAGGTGGACACCCGCGGTGTGGAGCCCCTCGTGTTCATGACCGAGGAGGAGAACGTGCTGCGGGAGGACGTGGCCCTGCCGGGCGTCAGCAAGAAGGACGCGCTGCGCAACGCCCCGGTGAAGGACAGCGACTACTTCAAGGTGCCCCGCGTGGTGGACAAGGGGTGA
- the kbl gene encoding glycine C-acetyltransferase: MYGPLQHHLQRELKVIDEAGLFKRERIITSEQGAEITVNGRQVLNFCANNYLGLSSHPEVVKAAHVTLDTHGYGMSSVRFICGTQDIHKELERKLAEFHGTEDTILYAACFDANGGVFEPLLGEEDAIISDALNHASIIDGVRLCKARRYRYANNDMADLEQQLKAARADGCRHIMVVTDGVFSMDGIVADLKGICDLADRYEALVMVDECHAAGFIGRTGRGSVEHCGVMGRVDIITGTLGKALGGAMGGYTTGRREIIEMLRQRSRPYLFSNSLAPAIVGASIAVIDLLSRTTELRDQLERNVDRFRTGIEALGFTTRGAGAAIVPVMLGDAKLSQVMADRLLDEGIYVIGFFYPVVPKDTARIRVQLSAAHTDAHIDRALAAFAKVGREMGIIA, translated from the coding sequence ATGTACGGCCCCCTCCAGCACCACCTGCAGCGCGAACTGAAGGTCATCGACGAGGCCGGCCTGTTCAAACGCGAGCGCATCATCACCAGTGAACAGGGCGCGGAGATCACGGTGAACGGCCGGCAGGTCCTGAACTTCTGCGCGAACAACTATCTGGGCCTCAGCTCCCACCCCGAGGTGGTGAAGGCCGCCCACGTCACCCTCGACACGCACGGCTACGGCATGAGCAGCGTGCGCTTCATCTGCGGCACCCAGGACATCCACAAGGAACTGGAGCGGAAGCTGGCGGAGTTCCACGGCACGGAAGACACCATCCTTTACGCCGCCTGCTTCGACGCCAACGGCGGGGTGTTCGAGCCGCTGCTGGGCGAGGAGGACGCCATCATCAGCGATGCGCTCAACCACGCCAGCATCATCGACGGGGTGCGGCTGTGCAAGGCCAGGCGCTACCGCTATGCCAACAACGACATGGCCGACCTGGAGCAGCAGCTCAAGGCGGCCCGCGCCGATGGGTGCCGGCACATCATGGTGGTCACCGACGGCGTGTTCAGCATGGACGGGATCGTGGCCGACCTGAAGGGCATCTGCGACCTGGCCGACCGGTACGAGGCGCTGGTGATGGTGGACGAGTGCCATGCCGCCGGCTTCATCGGGAGGACCGGACGGGGCAGCGTGGAGCACTGTGGCGTGATGGGTCGCGTGGACATCATCACCGGCACCCTGGGCAAGGCCCTTGGCGGCGCCATGGGTGGATACACCACCGGTCGCAGGGAGATCATCGAGATGCTGCGGCAGCGCAGCCGGCCCTACCTCTTCAGCAACTCCCTGGCCCCGGCCATCGTGGGCGCCAGCATCGCCGTGATCGACCTGCTGAGCCGCACCACCGAGCTGCGCGACCAGCTGGAGCGGAACGTGGACCGTTTCCGCACCGGCATCGAGGCGCTGGGCTTCACGACCCGGGGGGCCGGAGCGGCCATCGTGCCGGTGATGCTCGGCGATGCCAAGCTGAGCCAGGTGATGGCCGACCGGTTGCTGGACGAAGGCATCTACGTCATCGGGTTCTTCTACCCCGTGGTGCCCAAGGACACGGCCCGCATCCGGGTGCAGCTGAGCGCGGCCCACACCGACGCCCACATCGACAGGGCCCTGGCCGCCTTCGCCAAGGTGGGCCGCGAGATGGGCATCATCGCCTGA
- a CDS encoding beta-propeller fold lactonase family protein translates to MVKLITRNKFLIAGVLLGGVVFTSAFQAYELPNVGSAVPADQFVNFESAHVHPLDLTPDGTKLLAVNTANNALEVFQVTPNNLLLQASIPVGLDPVTVRVRSNTEAWVVNQVSDEVSIVDLTQNIVVRSLLTEDEPADVVFAGGVPATKAFVSCAGRESVQVFNLADLSAAPTEVLLKGEQPRALAVSPNGNTVYCAFFESGNATTVLNGNTFFNFQHGTNRFGICSPQGGCTVIPNDATNPAGPYGGAVPIPNAGTGFNPPMNPANPTNLINTHSIIVRKNAAGQWLDDNGGNWTNMVSGNAAGKARITGWDMPDRDVAVIDANAPSTGSVQYQTRLGNILMAMAVNPSNGQVSVVGTDATNEVRFEPILNGKFLRVNISRFSSVGGANTITDLNPHLTYTTPSVAPALRKQSLGDPRGIAFTADGTKAYVTGMGSNNVVVINSDGTRNLADPIPVGEGPTGIKLNAGNTRAYVLNKFEGTVSTVDLATNKEVARANFFDPTPMVIKAGRKHLYNTHEGSGTGHIACGSCHVDGRWDRLGWDLGDPSLPMDTVDGKVLHPMKGVKTTQFLIDIIGRGRGNLHWRGDKRNFGEFAGAFQHLQGMDAPKSEGEMQEFADFLAATWYVPNPFRTLRPESESSTLRINPNRVRGTGTTFQTVPPAVNLFVSVQANCSHCHNAQTGRGELPGNGNVQGTGAGTLVDFGPNRNMAADLRSTYRKNGFFYNTTECTSGFGMMSEGVMETWFNGGGVGNYLGDYEPELLSWSGGITFANSPQSFNFPLSSNVVNDAMPAVGFRETLNGSTIGSTTRLTTMKNLANDRPTEYGMIVKGRYGGVMRGFYYLGGENYQSDIAGQTVTHAQLVSSAQGSGGPLSWTLVQPTTRIRMGVDADADGILDQDDTHARVNLRMFLDGPYQTGGMKADLGPAGLLPATDPYGLNTQAAPDVLARQGITAPVDWALVELRNNANPTQVVATRAVLVQRSGDVMMPGGEQTITFPTVAAGDYHVVVRHRNHLGAMTFQPVLLRDWNTMIDLTSPSTPTYGTDARRNRNGVMVLWAGDVTGEGTIKYAGSTNDRDPILVGVGGTVPTATAPGYLDEDVNLDGVVKYTGSNNDRDPILQSVGGTLPTAVKVQQLP, encoded by the coding sequence ATGGTCAAGCTCATTACGCGCAACAAGTTCCTGATCGCCGGCGTCCTCCTCGGGGGCGTCGTCTTCACCTCGGCCTTCCAGGCCTACGAGCTGCCCAACGTGGGCTCGGCCGTGCCGGCGGACCAGTTCGTCAACTTCGAGAGCGCCCATGTGCACCCGCTCGACCTGACGCCCGACGGCACCAAGCTGCTGGCCGTGAACACGGCCAACAACGCCCTGGAGGTGTTCCAGGTGACGCCCAACAACCTGCTGCTGCAGGCCAGCATCCCGGTGGGCCTCGACCCGGTGACCGTGCGGGTGCGGAGCAACACCGAGGCCTGGGTGGTGAACCAGGTGAGCGACGAGGTGAGCATCGTGGACCTCACCCAGAACATCGTGGTGCGCAGCCTGCTCACCGAGGATGAACCCGCCGACGTGGTCTTCGCCGGGGGCGTGCCCGCCACCAAGGCCTTCGTCTCCTGCGCCGGCCGCGAGAGCGTGCAGGTGTTCAACCTCGCCGACCTCAGCGCGGCGCCCACCGAGGTGCTGCTGAAGGGCGAGCAGCCCCGTGCCCTGGCCGTGAGCCCCAACGGCAACACCGTGTACTGCGCCTTCTTCGAGAGCGGCAACGCCACCACCGTCCTCAACGGCAACACCTTCTTCAACTTCCAGCACGGGACCAACCGCTTCGGCATCTGCTCCCCGCAGGGTGGCTGCACGGTGATCCCGAACGATGCCACCAACCCCGCAGGCCCTTACGGAGGCGCGGTGCCCATCCCCAATGCCGGCACGGGCTTCAACCCGCCGATGAACCCGGCCAACCCCACCAACCTCATCAACACGCACAGCATCATCGTGCGCAAGAACGCCGCCGGCCAATGGCTGGACGATAACGGCGGCAACTGGACCAACATGGTGAGCGGCAATGCGGCCGGCAAGGCCCGCATCACGGGCTGGGACATGCCCGACCGGGATGTGGCCGTGATCGATGCCAACGCCCCCAGCACCGGGAGCGTGCAGTACCAGACCCGCTTGGGCAACATCCTGATGGCGATGGCGGTGAACCCCAGCAACGGCCAGGTGAGCGTGGTGGGCACCGATGCCACCAACGAGGTGCGCTTCGAGCCCATCCTCAACGGCAAGTTCCTCCGGGTGAACATCAGCCGGTTCTCCAGCGTGGGCGGGGCCAACACCATCACCGACCTCAACCCCCACCTCACCTACACCACGCCCAGCGTGGCCCCGGCCCTGCGCAAACAGTCCCTCGGCGACCCGCGCGGCATCGCGTTCACCGCGGACGGCACCAAGGCCTACGTCACCGGCATGGGCTCCAACAACGTGGTGGTGATCAACAGCGACGGCACGCGCAACCTGGCCGATCCCATCCCGGTGGGTGAGGGTCCGACGGGCATCAAGCTGAACGCCGGCAACACCCGCGCCTACGTGCTCAACAAGTTCGAGGGCACGGTGAGCACCGTGGACCTCGCCACCAACAAGGAGGTGGCCCGGGCCAACTTCTTCGACCCCACGCCGATGGTGATCAAGGCCGGGCGGAAGCACCTGTACAACACGCACGAAGGATCCGGCACCGGCCACATCGCCTGCGGCAGCTGCCACGTGGATGGCCGCTGGGACCGCCTGGGCTGGGACCTGGGCGACCCGAGCCTGCCCATGGACACCGTGGACGGCAAGGTGCTGCACCCCATGAAGGGCGTGAAGACCACGCAATTCCTCATCGACATCATCGGGCGCGGCCGCGGCAACCTGCACTGGCGGGGCGACAAGCGGAACTTCGGCGAGTTCGCCGGCGCCTTCCAGCACCTGCAAGGCATGGACGCCCCGAAGTCCGAAGGCGAGATGCAGGAGTTCGCCGACTTCCTGGCCGCCACCTGGTACGTGCCCAATCCCTTCCGCACCCTGCGGCCCGAGAGCGAGAGCAGCACCCTCCGCATCAACCCCAACCGCGTGCGGGGCACCGGCACCACCTTCCAGACCGTTCCACCGGCCGTGAACCTGTTCGTGAGCGTGCAGGCGAACTGCTCGCACTGCCACAACGCCCAGACCGGCCGCGGTGAACTGCCCGGCAACGGCAACGTGCAGGGCACGGGTGCGGGGACCCTGGTCGACTTCGGCCCCAACCGGAACATGGCCGCGGACCTGCGCAGCACCTACCGCAAGAACGGATTCTTCTACAACACCACCGAGTGCACCAGCGGCTTCGGCATGATGAGCGAGGGGGTGATGGAGACCTGGTTCAACGGCGGCGGGGTGGGCAACTACCTGGGTGATTATGAGCCCGAACTGCTCTCCTGGTCCGGTGGGATCACCTTTGCCAACAGCCCGCAGAGCTTCAACTTCCCCTTGTCGAGCAATGTGGTGAACGACGCGATGCCGGCCGTGGGCTTCCGGGAGACCTTGAACGGCAGCACCATCGGCAGCACCACGCGACTGACGACCATGAAGAACCTGGCGAACGACCGACCCACCGAGTACGGGATGATCGTGAAGGGCCGCTACGGCGGCGTGATGCGCGGCTTCTACTACCTGGGCGGGGAGAACTACCAGAGCGACATCGCCGGGCAGACGGTGACCCACGCCCAGCTGGTGTCCTCCGCGCAGGGCTCGGGTGGTCCGCTGAGCTGGACGCTGGTGCAACCCACCACCCGCATCCGCATGGGGGTGGACGCCGATGCCGATGGCATCCTCGACCAGGACGATACCCATGCCCGGGTGAACCTGCGCATGTTCCTCGACGGTCCCTACCAGACCGGTGGCATGAAGGCGGACCTGGGCCCGGCCGGCCTGCTGCCCGCCACGGATCCCTATGGCCTCAACACCCAGGCCGCGCCCGACGTGCTGGCCCGCCAGGGCATTACCGCCCCGGTGGACTGGGCCCTGGTGGAGCTGCGCAACAACGCCAACCCCACGCAGGTGGTGGCCACACGCGCGGTGCTGGTGCAGCGCTCCGGTGATGTGATGATGCCCGGTGGCGAGCAGACCATCACCTTCCCCACCGTGGCGGCCGGCGACTACCACGTGGTGGTGCGCCACCGCAACCATCTGGGGGCGATGACCTTCCAACCGGTGCTGCTGCGTGACTGGAACACGATGATCGACCTCACCAGCCCGTCGACGCCCACCTATGGCACCGATGCCCGCCGCAACCGCAACGGCGTGATGGTGCTGTGGGCGGGGGACGTCACCGGGGAGGGCACCATCAAGTATGCCGGCAGCACCAACGACCGCGACCCGATCCTGGTGGGGGTGGGCGGTACGGTGCCTACGGCCACGGCCCCCGGTTACCTGGACGAGGACGTGAACCTGGACGGGGTGGTGAAGTACACCGGCAGCAACAACGACCGGGACCCCATTCTGCAGTCGGTGGGCGGCACCCTGCCCACGGCGGTCAAGGTGCAGCAGCTGCCGTAG